Proteins found in one Micropterus dolomieu isolate WLL.071019.BEF.003 ecotype Adirondacks linkage group LG12, ASM2129224v1, whole genome shotgun sequence genomic segment:
- the LOC123979866 gene encoding E3 ubiquitin-protein ligase TRIM39-like translates to MGLVLVGPPMRDLNLESIRPLTEELHCTICKQVFTNPVTTPCGHNFCQACIQNVWGSSAVCQCPTCNKSFSPRPEISINTDFKELADTFRKIIVCSSASLFAAKPGEVECDVCAVTLLQVKALKSCLVCLTSYCEAHLEPHQSVATLKLHKLIEPVNNLQDRMCKKHERLLEMFCKDEERFVCQFCTETEHKDHQAVSIEDESGERKMQMKKTKADFLQMIQERLSKVEEIKSCLKLCMISAEKEMKESDSIFMSMIRSIEERQTEVNTEISEKQKAAERRAEELINELQQEVTDLQRRITELEELRSTEDHLYLLQRSPSLTSPPPTREWMEISVHPELCVGTVRRALSKLDDTLKKELQSLKKEEMKKMQKYAVDVVLDPDTAHPNLVLSADGKQAGRGEPLHIVPDNPQRFDPVICVMSKRGFLSGRFYFQVAVGTKTFWDLGVVKESVNRKGMITSKPENGYWTMRLRSGDEYRALDSPSVHLSLEEKPQIVGVFTDYEEGTVSFFNAEAGSHIYTFTGCLFSERIFPFFSPGICDEGKNMAPLVITAVNNDT, encoded by the exons ATGgggctggtgttggtcggaccaccaaTGAGGGATCTGAATCTAGAGTCGATCAGGCCACTGACAGAGG AGCTCCATTGCACCATCTGTAAGCAAGTGTTCACCAACCCGGTCACCACTCCCTGCGGGCACAACTTCTGCCAGGCCTGCATCCAGAATGTGTGGGGCAGCAGTGCGGTCTGCCAGTGCCCCACCTGTAACAAATCATTCAGCCCCCGGCCTGAAATAAGCATCAACACAGACTTCAAAGAGCTGGCAGACACATTTAGGAAGATCATAGTCTGTTCTTCGGCTTCACTGTTTGCTGCCAAGCCGGGCGAGGTGGAGTGTGATGTTTGCGCTGTGACGTTGCTGCAAGTAAAGGCCCTGAAGTCCTGTCTGGTCTGTCTGACCTCGTACTGTGAAGCCCACCTGGAGCCTCACCAGAGTGTTGCCACCTTGAAGCTCCACAAGCTGATCGAGccggtgaacaacctgcaggacAGGATGTGTAAGAAGCACGAGAGGCTGCTGGAGATGTTTTGCAAGGATGAAGAGAGGTTTGTGTGCCAGTTCTGCACAGAGACCGAGCACAAAGATCATCAGGCTGTTTCAATAGAGGACGAGAGTGGCGAGAGGAAG ATGCAAATGAAGAAGACTAAGGCAGATTTTCTGCAGATGATCCAGGAACGTCTGAGCAAAGTGGAGGAGATCAAAAGCTGTCTGAAGCTCTGCATG ATAAGTGCGGAGAAGGAGATGAAGGAGAGCGACAGCATCTTTATGTCTATGATTCGCTCCATTGAGGAGAGACAAACTGAAGTCAACACAGAGATCAGTGAGAAgcagaaagcagcagagaggagggcaGAAGAGCTCATCAACGAGCTGCAGCAGGAAGTCACTGATCTGCAGAGGAGGATCACtgagctggaggagctgaggagcACTGAGGATCACCTGTACCTCTTACAG AGGTCTCCCTCTCTTACGTCTCCTCCTCCCACCAGAGAGTGGATGGAGATCAGTGTCCACCCTGAACTCTGTGTGGGGACAGTGAGGAGAGCACTGTCTAAACTGGACGACACCCTGAAGAAAGAACTACAGAGTCTGAAGAAAGAAG AGATGAAGAAGATGCAGAAATATGCCG TTGATGTGGTTTTAGACCCAGACACTGCCCATCCAAACCTTGTCCTTTCAGCTGACGGCAAACAGGCGGGCCGTGGTGAGCCTCTGCACATTGTGCCTGACAACCCCCAACGTTTTGACCCCGTCATCTGCGTTATGAGCAAGAGAGGCTTCTTGTCGGGCAGGTTCTACTTCCAG GTTGCAGTGGGGACAAAGACCTTCTGGGATCTGGGCGTGGTCAAAGAGTCTGTCAACAGGAAGGGGATGATCACCTCCAAGCCAGAGAACGGCTATTGGACAATGCGGCTGAGGAGCGGTGACGAGTATCGCGCCTTGGACTCTCCCTCAGTCCATCTTTCTCTCGAGGAAAAGCCGCAGATTGTCGGGGTGTTTACAGATTATGAGGAGGGGACCGTGTCGTTCTTTAACGCGGAGGCTGGGTCTCATATCTACACCTTCACCGGGTGTTTGTTTTCAGAGAGGATCTTCCCCTTCTTCAGCCCGGGCATTTGCGATGAAGGGAAGAATATGGCACCTTTGGTTATCACAGCTGTTAATAATGACACATAA